From one Suicoccus acidiformans genomic stretch:
- a CDS encoding ABC transporter ATP-binding protein, whose amino-acid sequence MAEVLFELKDVAYQAPDGYQVIERANFTIDDGDAVLITGPSGSGKSTLLKLLANMISATEGEILYQGKSVYEYPPTEYRKEVSYFFQNPLLFDQTVRDNLAFPYEIRKESFDETAAIAALEKVKLSKDFLDKSIGDLSGGEKQRVAFVRNLLITPKVLLLDEVTASLDKTNREVIQQLLQELRDKEQVTIVMVSHISEDLTDFNRTIEIEEKVAGEINADER is encoded by the coding sequence ATGGCTGAAGTCTTATTTGAATTAAAGGATGTAGCATATCAAGCACCCGACGGTTACCAAGTAATTGAGCGGGCCAATTTCACGATTGACGATGGAGATGCGGTGTTAATTACCGGTCCATCGGGTAGTGGGAAGTCTACACTGTTGAAATTACTGGCAAATATGATTAGTGCGACTGAAGGGGAGATTCTCTATCAGGGGAAATCTGTTTATGAATATCCACCGACAGAGTATCGCAAGGAAGTATCTTATTTCTTCCAAAATCCGCTTTTATTTGACCAGACCGTACGGGATAACTTAGCCTTTCCCTATGAGATCCGCAAGGAGTCCTTTGATGAAACAGCAGCGATAGCAGCCTTGGAGAAGGTGAAGCTATCCAAGGATTTCCTAGATAAGTCGATTGGTGATTTATCAGGCGGTGAGAAGCAGCGGGTTGCTTTTGTTCGGAATTTACTGATTACACCGAAGGTATTATTACTTGATGAAGTGACGGCTTCTTTAGACAAGACCAACCGTGAAGTAATCCAGCAGCTTCTGCAAGAATTACGTGACAAGGAGCAGGTGACAATTGTAATGGTATCGCATATTAGCGAAGATTTAACTGATTTTAACCGGACGATTGAGATTGAAGAGAAAGTTGCAGGTGAAATTAATGCAGACGAGCGGTGA
- a CDS encoding ABC transporter permease has translation MQTSGDLSLGSLLFSSILLLIPIVISYKEDLGLEKDIVVAGVRAAVQLFIIGYILQFIFNVNHSWVTILMILFMVVNASWNAAKRSKGIPDAFQIALISIAFGAIITLVILLVTGAINWTPREVIPIMGMLSSNAMTGLSLSFNDMNDKFTDQKQKVLEKISLGANPSQASKIVVRESIKTGLIPQIDSTKMVGLVSLPGMMTGMIMAGAEPTAAIRYQLVIMFMMLSSVGLSTIIGAYLAYPKFFNDEGQLVTE, from the coding sequence ATGCAGACGAGCGGTGATTTATCTTTAGGATCTCTCTTATTCTCTTCAATTCTACTCCTGATCCCGATCGTCATCTCTTATAAGGAAGACCTCGGTTTGGAGAAGGACATAGTTGTAGCAGGTGTACGAGCAGCCGTCCAGCTCTTTATTATTGGCTATATCCTGCAATTTATTTTCAATGTTAATCATTCTTGGGTAACCATCCTGATGATTTTATTTATGGTGGTGAACGCTTCATGGAATGCAGCCAAGCGTTCCAAAGGTATTCCCGATGCTTTCCAAATAGCGCTCATCTCCATTGCCTTTGGCGCAATCATCACTTTGGTTATCCTTCTTGTAACCGGTGCTATTAATTGGACGCCTCGTGAAGTCATCCCGATTATGGGCATGCTCTCGTCCAATGCCATGACAGGTCTAAGCTTAAGCTTTAATGACATGAACGACAAATTCACCGATCAGAAACAGAAAGTGCTCGAAAAGATTTCCTTAGGGGCGAACCCTAGCCAAGCTTCTAAGATAGTAGTCCGTGAAAGTATCAAGACCGGCTTAATTCCCCAAATTGACTCTACCAAAATGGTTGGACTCGTCTCTCTACCGGGTATGATGACAGGAATGATTATGGCTGGAGCTGAGCCGACAGCAGCCATTCGCTATCAATTGGTCATTATGTTTATGATGCTTTCTTCAGTAGGCTTGTCGACGATCATTGGCGCCTACTTGGCTTATCCGAAATTCTTCAACGACGAAGGGCAATTAGTGACAGAATAA